In Aliiroseovarius sp. M344, a genomic segment contains:
- a CDS encoding type II toxin-antitoxin system HipA family toxin: protein MPEATVVLGDACIPVGRLIFETDGRRSHSTFIYDERWLENPIGFDLAPDMPRSRAPFHSSAEGRESRRRDVLAGPFTDTSPDSWGRKLIRRVHGEGATEFDYLVAADDRARHGALRFLNERGELFHPDQPTVPRLANIEELRAIAARYERDPDGAEAEARDLVGAAGSLGGARPKANVVDGQELRIAKFTSIDDTWPVERLEIATLNMARAVGIRTPEARLELAASRHPVGLIKRFDRRKGGRLPYMSARTALGKKGSAHGYYTDIADALRQMSVLPDRDILELWRRLLFTVLITNTDDHLKNHGLLYVRDNRWRLSPMFDVNPQPRRQPTLETGISDIHGFEPSAEAVIDAAPFFDIEEADAKTMAREMATAVTEIWGETLRQHGITGAAHRRCAPAFEHERMEFALGL, encoded by the coding sequence ATGCCTGAGGCAACTGTTGTTCTTGGGGACGCCTGTATCCCCGTCGGTCGTTTGATTTTTGAAACCGATGGGCGTCGGTCTCACTCCACGTTCATCTATGATGAAAGATGGCTTGAAAACCCGATAGGATTTGATCTCGCTCCGGATATGCCGCGCAGTCGTGCGCCTTTCCATTCTTCGGCGGAAGGACGAGAAAGCCGTCGTCGAGATGTTCTGGCGGGGCCCTTCACGGACACATCACCTGATAGCTGGGGGCGCAAGCTCATTCGCAGGGTGCACGGTGAGGGAGCGACAGAGTTTGACTATCTGGTTGCGGCAGATGACAGGGCCCGCCACGGCGCCTTGCGGTTTTTGAACGAAAGGGGTGAGTTGTTCCACCCGGATCAGCCCACTGTGCCACGCCTGGCAAATATTGAAGAGCTTCGTGCGATCGCAGCACGGTATGAGCGGGATCCGGATGGGGCTGAGGCCGAAGCGCGAGATCTTGTCGGTGCTGCGGGGTCGCTTGGTGGTGCGCGGCCCAAAGCCAATGTCGTGGATGGCCAGGAGCTTAGGATCGCCAAATTCACCTCAATCGATGATACATGGCCCGTTGAGCGGTTGGAAATCGCCACGCTAAATATGGCGCGCGCGGTAGGTATTCGAACACCGGAGGCCCGACTTGAACTGGCGGCCAGCAGGCATCCTGTGGGGCTCATCAAACGCTTTGATCGCCGCAAAGGTGGTCGTCTGCCATATATGTCGGCCCGTACGGCTCTGGGGAAAAAAGGATCTGCTCACGGTTATTACACCGACATTGCAGATGCTCTACGTCAAATGTCTGTTCTTCCTGACAGGGACATTCTGGAGCTTTGGCGGCGACTGTTGTTCACCGTACTGATCACAAACACCGATGATCACCTGAAAAATCATGGATTGCTCTATGTACGCGACAATCGATGGCGCCTGTCACCGATGTTTGACGTAAACCCGCAACCACGCCGGCAACCCACTTTGGAAACGGGGATCAGCGACATTCATGGCTTTGAGCCGTCCGCGGAAGCGGTGATAGATGCCGCGCCCTTCTTTGATATTGAGGAGGCTGATGCCAAGACAATGGCCAGGGAAATGGCAACTGCGGTAACCGAGATCTGGGGCGAAACGCTCCGCCAGCATGGAATTACCGGGGCCGCGCACAGAAGATGCGCACCAGCCTTTGAACACGAACGAATGGAGTTTGCTCTCGGATTGTGA
- a CDS encoding ArdC family protein, with the protein MPKPDIYTRITEKIIADLEAGTRPWHKPWSAEHLAGHITRPLRHNGIAYRGLNIILLWAASVAHGYAAPTWMTYRQALELGGQVRKGSKGQLVIYADKLRKTETDDAGQDHEVEIPFMKGYTVFNVDQIKGLPETYYVEAEPTPETAERDATAEAFFAATEADIRHGGNQAFYAIDPDYVQMPPFETFESQKAYFATLGHEITHWTRHPKRLDRSFGRKRWGDEGYAQEELVAELGAAFLAADLGLSPEPRAEHASYIAHWLEGLRNDKRFIFQAAAHAQKAVDYLHGLQPNRGEVAA; encoded by the coding sequence ATGCCAAAGCCCGACATCTACACCCGCATCACCGAGAAGATCATCGCCGATCTCGAAGCCGGCACCCGACCCTGGCACAAACCGTGGAGTGCCGAACACCTCGCTGGTCATATCACCCGGCCCCTGCGTCACAACGGCATTGCCTATCGCGGCCTCAACATCATTCTGCTCTGGGCCGCCTCGGTCGCACATGGCTACGCAGCACCCACCTGGATGACTTACCGTCAGGCTCTCGAACTTGGTGGGCAGGTTCGCAAGGGGTCCAAGGGCCAACTCGTCATCTATGCCGACAAGCTGCGCAAGACCGAGACCGATGATGCAGGCCAGGACCATGAGGTCGAGATTCCCTTCATGAAAGGCTACACCGTCTTCAACGTCGATCAGATCAAGGGGCTCCCCGAGACCTACTACGTGGAGGCTGAACCAACGCCCGAGACCGCCGAGCGCGATGCCACTGCGGAAGCGTTCTTCGCTGCGACCGAGGCGGACATTCGCCATGGTGGCAATCAAGCCTTCTATGCCATTGATCCTGACTATGTGCAGATGCCGCCCTTCGAGACGTTTGAATCCCAAAAGGCGTATTTCGCAACCCTCGGGCACGAGATCACGCACTGGACTCGCCACCCCAAGCGCCTTGATCGCAGCTTCGGCCGCAAACGCTGGGGTGACGAAGGCTATGCCCAGGAAGAGCTCGTCGCGGAGCTTGGCGCCGCGTTTCTAGCTGCTGATCTGGGCCTGTCGCCGGAACCGCGCGCTGAGCACGCGTCCTATATCGCGCATTGGCTCGAAGGTCTTCGCAACGACAAGCGCTTCATCTTCCAGGCAGCCGCGCACGCGCAAAAGGCAGTCGATTACCTCCACGGGCTGCAGCCAAATAGGGGAGAGGTCGCTGCTTAG
- a CDS encoding chorismate mutase, giving the protein MTTLLAPNACKTMTDLRAQIDAIDVDLIGLLVTRSRYIDRAVDLKKIEGLPARTTDRVAEVLDKVSTTASEQGLDPELARKLWAELIEWSIQREIRELGE; this is encoded by the coding sequence ATGACGACCCTTCTCGCGCCCAATGCTTGCAAGACCATGACCGATCTCCGCGCGCAAATAGATGCGATCGACGTAGACCTCATTGGCCTGCTGGTCACCAGAAGCCGCTATATCGACCGCGCCGTGGATCTCAAGAAAATCGAAGGCTTGCCGGCGCGCACAACGGATCGGGTGGCCGAGGTGCTGGACAAGGTAAGCACAACCGCGTCCGAACAAGGTCTGGACCCTGAACTGGCGCGCAAGCTATGGGCCGAATTGATCGAATGGTCTATTCAGCGGGAAATCCGGGAGCTTGGGGAATAA
- a CDS encoding recombinase family protein, with product MLIGYARVSKADGSQSLDLQMDALIAAGVEKGQIYSDQASGKKDDRPGLEACLKALRKGDVLVIWKLDRMGRSLNHLVKTTTALSERGVGLKVLTGQGAQIDTTTAAGRLSFGIFAALAEFESELIRERTMAGLQAARARGRKGGRKFALTKAQVRMAQAAMANRDTSVSELCHELGVKPVTLYRYVDPKGNLRDYGKRVLGA from the coding sequence ATGCTGATCGGATATGCACGCGTCTCGAAAGCGGACGGCAGCCAGTCACTCGATCTTCAGATGGATGCACTGATCGCGGCTGGAGTTGAGAAGGGACAGATCTATTCCGATCAGGCCTCAGGCAAGAAAGACGACCGCCCAGGTCTCGAAGCTTGTTTGAAGGCCCTGCGTAAAGGCGATGTCCTGGTCATCTGGAAATTGGACAGAATGGGCCGCAGCCTGAACCATCTTGTGAAAACAACGACTGCACTGTCAGAGCGTGGAGTCGGCCTGAAGGTGCTCACAGGTCAGGGAGCACAGATCGACACGACCACCGCGGCCGGTCGGCTGTCATTTGGAATCTTTGCCGCGCTCGCCGAATTTGAAAGCGAGTTGATCCGGGAACGCACCATGGCAGGGCTGCAGGCTGCCCGCGCGCGAGGTCGCAAAGGCGGTCGAAAGTTCGCACTCACCAAAGCCCAAGTCCGGATGGCGCAGGCAGCTATGGCGAACAGGGACACGTCCGTTTCTGAGCTGTGCCATGAACTGGGTGTGAAGCCTGTCACTCTGTACCGATACGTCGATCCCAAAGGCAACCTGCGTGACTATGGGAAACGCGTGCTCGGCGCTTAG
- a CDS encoding Tn3 family transposase — translation MAHRTILTERQRAALFDLPTDEADMLRHYTLADDDIEHINERRRPENKIGFALQLCALRYPGRLLPSGEVIPEKVLRFIAAQLGLTGDDVLPYAARRQTRQQHLHALREIYGFKMFSGQGARSLKAWLENEAETARSNEDLARRFVDECRRSQVILPGISVIERLCADALLSAERQTESRITKRIDDEMKERLDALLTEIVDGNITRFIWLRRFEAGSNSAGASRLLDRLEFLQGLGLSPDILSDVPPHRITRLRRQGERYFADGLRDITSDRRLAILAVCAIEWKAAVADAVIETHDRIVGKTWRDAKRLSEARIADARSSLRETLRSFRNLGAALLEAKADGASLEAAIELACGWSRLENMVTTAAELTDTMAADALSHVVHGYHRFRRYAPRMLRALDICAAPVATPLMQATKVIAQDQTDAPRQVGFLRRTSKWHRHLDAQDTDDNRLWEVAVLFQVREAFRSGDIWLPHSRRYADLKQALVPIETAKACPRLTMPFEPEVWLNDRKARLADGMKRLAKAARAGAIPGGSIENGILKVDRLTAATPAEADGMVLDLYGRLPAVRITDLLQEVDDDIGFTEAFTHLHTGVPCKDRIGLLNVLLAEGLNLGLSKMAEATSSHDYFQLSRLSRWHVESDAINRALAKVIEAQANLPMAQFWGDGMTASSDGQFFPTTRHGEAMNLINAKYGQEPGLKAYTHVSDQFGPFATQNIPATVNEAPYILDGLLMNEVGKKIKEQYADTGGFTDHVFAATALLSYRFVPRIRDLPSKRLYLFDPAAAPREVRGLVGGKIREKLIAENWPDILRAVATMAAGVMPPSQLLRKFASYPRQHELAVALREIGRIERTLFIIDWLLDADMQRRAQIGLNKGEAHHALKNALRIGRQGEIRDRTSEGQHYRMAGLNLLAAIIIYWNTKHLGYAVAARKGTGLDCSPQLLAHISPLGWAHILLTGEYRWKTR, via the coding sequence ATGGCGCATCGCACCATACTGACCGAGCGCCAGCGAGCGGCGCTTTTTGACCTGCCGACTGACGAAGCGGATATGTTGCGGCATTACACGCTGGCAGACGACGATATCGAACACATCAACGAACGGCGGCGGCCAGAGAACAAGATCGGCTTTGCATTGCAGCTCTGCGCCTTGCGGTATCCTGGGCGGCTGTTGCCATCTGGCGAAGTCATCCCGGAAAAGGTCTTGCGCTTCATCGCGGCCCAGTTGGGTCTGACCGGCGACGATGTCTTACCCTATGCCGCACGTCGGCAAACCCGTCAGCAGCACTTGCATGCCCTTCGTGAGATTTACGGCTTCAAGATGTTCTCTGGCCAAGGCGCTCGCAGCCTCAAGGCTTGGCTCGAGAATGAGGCTGAGACGGCCCGATCCAACGAGGACCTGGCGCGCCGATTTGTCGACGAGTGCCGCCGGTCGCAGGTGATCCTGCCGGGCATCTCTGTCATCGAACGGCTGTGCGCAGATGCTCTGTTGTCGGCTGAGCGCCAGACCGAAAGCCGAATCACCAAAAGGATCGACGATGAAATGAAAGAACGCCTGGATGCGCTTTTGACCGAGATCGTGGATGGCAATATCACCCGGTTCATCTGGCTTCGCCGTTTCGAGGCGGGCAGCAACTCGGCAGGCGCATCGCGGCTACTGGATCGGTTGGAATTTTTGCAGGGCCTGGGCCTTTCACCAGACATTCTGTCTGACGTACCGCCACATCGGATCACCCGCCTGCGCCGCCAGGGCGAGCGCTACTTTGCCGACGGGTTGCGCGACATCACGAGTGACCGGCGTCTGGCGATCCTTGCGGTTTGCGCGATCGAATGGAAGGCGGCCGTCGCTGATGCTGTGATCGAAACCCACGACCGGATCGTCGGCAAGACCTGGCGGGATGCGAAAAGGCTATCCGAAGCGCGCATCGCGGATGCCCGGTCCTCGCTGCGTGAGACATTGCGATCTTTCAGGAATCTGGGTGCCGCCCTGTTGGAAGCCAAGGCGGATGGCGCGTCCCTTGAAGCGGCCATTGAACTTGCGTGTGGTTGGTCTCGCCTCGAAAACATGGTGACAACCGCGGCCGAGTTGACCGACACGATGGCAGCCGACGCGTTGTCTCATGTCGTTCATGGATATCATCGTTTCCGGCGTTATGCTCCAAGAATGCTGCGGGCGCTTGATATCTGCGCTGCCCCGGTGGCGACGCCCTTGATGCAAGCGACAAAAGTCATCGCCCAGGATCAAACCGATGCGCCCCGTCAGGTTGGCTTCTTACGCCGAACCTCGAAATGGCATCGACACCTTGATGCCCAGGACACAGATGACAATCGGCTCTGGGAGGTCGCCGTGTTGTTCCAGGTGCGTGAAGCCTTCCGATCCGGCGATATCTGGCTGCCTCATTCCCGGCGTTACGCTGATCTGAAACAGGCCTTGGTACCGATAGAAACAGCCAAGGCGTGCCCTCGCCTGACGATGCCATTCGAACCTGAGGTCTGGCTCAATGATCGCAAAGCAAGGCTGGCGGACGGCATGAAGCGTTTGGCCAAGGCTGCCAGAGCTGGCGCGATTCCCGGCGGTTCAATCGAGAACGGCATTCTCAAGGTTGATCGTTTGACGGCAGCGACCCCGGCGGAAGCTGATGGTATGGTGCTTGATCTTTATGGCCGTCTGCCCGCCGTTCGGATCACCGATCTGCTGCAGGAGGTTGATGACGATATCGGCTTCACCGAAGCCTTCACGCATCTGCACACCGGCGTTCCCTGCAAGGATCGCATCGGGTTGTTAAACGTGCTTCTGGCCGAGGGATTGAACCTTGGCCTCAGCAAAATGGCCGAGGCGACCAGTTCACATGACTACTTCCAACTCTCGCGTTTGTCCCGGTGGCATGTTGAAAGCGATGCTATCAACAGGGCGCTTGCCAAGGTGATCGAAGCGCAGGCCAATTTGCCGATGGCGCAATTCTGGGGCGACGGCATGACCGCATCCAGCGACGGTCAGTTCTTTCCGACAACTCGGCATGGCGAGGCGATGAACCTCATCAACGCGAAGTATGGGCAGGAGCCCGGTTTGAAGGCCTACACCCATGTCTCCGACCAATTTGGCCCGTTTGCCACACAGAACATCCCTGCGACTGTAAATGAGGCTCCATACATTCTGGACGGGTTGCTGATGAACGAGGTGGGGAAGAAGATCAAAGAGCAGTATGCCGACACAGGCGGCTTCACCGATCATGTCTTCGCGGCAACCGCGCTCCTGTCTTATCGCTTTGTTCCCCGCATCCGTGACCTTCCGTCAAAGCGGCTCTATCTCTTCGATCCCGCCGCTGCGCCGAGGGAAGTCCGCGGGCTGGTCGGCGGGAAGATAAGGGAGAAGCTGATTGCCGAGAACTGGCCTGACATCCTACGCGCCGTCGCCACAATGGCGGCAGGCGTCATGCCACCCAGTCAGCTGTTGAGGAAGTTCGCATCGTATCCCCGTCAGCACGAACTGGCTGTTGCCTTACGGGAGATCGGGCGCATTGAACGCACCCTGTTCATTATCGACTGGTTGCTCGACGCCGACATGCAGCGCCGCGCACAAATCGGCCTGAACAAGGGTGAGGCACATCATGCGCTGAAAAACGCCCTCCGTATCGGTCGCCAGGGCGAAATCCGAGACCGAACTTCTGAAGGACAACACTACCGCATGGCCGGGCTAAACCTACTGGCCGCGATCATCATTTATTGGAACACCAAACATCTTGGCTACGCAGTCGCAGCCCGAAAGGGCACAGGTCTCGATTGTTCACCTCAACTCCTGGCGCACATCTCGCCCCTCGGATGGGCGCATATCCTGCTCACAGGCGAGTACAGGTGGAAAACCAGGTGA
- a CDS encoding IS3 family transposase (programmed frameshift), whose amino-acid sequence MASKPTPEFRAEAVRVALTSGLPRKQVAADFGIGFSTLSRWIQQDRRNPEKPTIQSDLEREIAELRKENRMLREEREVLKKGHGVLCGAKQMRFAFVEEHQHDIPVNRLCEIMDVSPRGYRAWRSRPASRRQRTDMVLLAHIREQFRLSLGSYGRPRMTEELKELGFDVGHRRVGRLMSENGIEVKRNKKFKATTDSNHSFSIAPNLLNRDFHADEPNQKWAGDISYVWTQEGWLYLAVVLDLHSRRVIGWAVSNRMKRDLAIRALNMAIALRRPPKGCIHHTDRGSQYCSHGYQKILRQNGFNVSMSGTGNFYDNAAVETFFKTIKAELLWQRSWRTRRDAEVAIFEYINGFYNPRRRHSALGWKSPLAFERKVA is encoded by the exons ATGGCATCGAAACCAACCCCGGAATTCCGCGCCGAAGCAGTGCGCGTGGCGTTGACAAGCGGGCTGCCGCGTAAGCAGGTGGCCGCAGATTTTGGGATCGGGTTCTCGACTCTTAGCCGCTGGATCCAGCAGGATCGGCGCAACCCTGAGAAACCCACCATCCAGTCCGATCTCGAACGCGAGATCGCGGAGCTGCGCAAAGAGAACCGCATGCTCCGGGAGGAGAGGGAGGTGTTAAAAAAGG GCCACGGTGTTCTTTGCGGAGCGAAGCAAATGAGGTTTGCCTTCGTTGAAGAACACCAACACGACATCCCCGTGAACCGCTTGTGTGAGATTATGGACGTCAGCCCGCGAGGCTACCGCGCCTGGCGTTCCCGCCCGGCCAGTCGAAGACAGCGAACGGACATGGTATTGTTGGCCCACATCCGCGAACAGTTCCGCCTGTCCCTGGGCAGCTATGGTCGACCGCGCATGACCGAGGAATTGAAAGAACTGGGTTTCGATGTCGGGCACCGTCGTGTCGGCAGGCTAATGAGCGAGAATGGCATTGAGGTGAAGCGAAACAAGAAGTTCAAGGCTACGACCGATAGCAACCACAGCTTCAGCATTGCGCCGAACCTGTTGAACCGGGACTTCCATGCAGATGAGCCCAACCAGAAATGGGCAGGTGACATCAGCTATGTCTGGACGCAGGAGGGATGGCTGTATCTGGCCGTCGTTCTCGATCTGCATTCCCGGCGCGTCATCGGCTGGGCCGTCAGCAACCGGATGAAACGCGATCTCGCAATCCGGGCCCTGAACATGGCCATCGCCCTGCGCAGACCGCCCAAGGGCTGCATCCATCACACCGACCGCGGTAGCCAATACTGTTCACACGGCTATCAGAAGATATTGCGCCAGAACGGCTTCAACGTGTCCATGAGCGGAACCGGCAATTTCTACGATAACGCCGCAGTCGAGACGTTCTTTAAAACGATCAAAGCTGAGCTGCTTTGGCAACGGTCATGGCGAACACGCCGCGATGCTGAGGTCGCCATCTTCGAATACATAAATGGCTTCTACAATCCACGCCGAAGGCACTCCGCCCTCGGTTGGAAAAGCCCACTGGCTTTCGAAAGAAAGGTCGCTTAA
- a CDS encoding FkbM family methyltransferase has product MVSNPGKSKSEIEQDAQVVATLKGVEVLKAPHLKPPILRAVRSGAYERPEIEFGLANLRPGDRVMEMGTGAGIVSSVFAKNIKDLRLKSYEANPDLIDHIRALYAHNGVEKVVSVTNTVVVSGTNAPAHMDFFVRSNFLGSRLSGDNTEAEARKVSIATTHYDEITRDYPHNVLVMDIEGGELDFLADADLSGVELVMLELHPKVYGGSGRAQVIEHLTSKGFTLDQATSRGQVASFKKPARLKFEPDYSQIGSGQAPQKTYDLDPHEPLAGGIIHVEKAVLAKTPRSEGFRIAASVFDANRNPVPEAVCWLSHRLSATVERVHPRRNRIVELPGTWLFGGRFFPHFGHFLSETLARLWALDHIDQPIDGVLFFPAYNDFEPVAAERFAQLSEIIDIPINYKICDAFYRVDRLIVPPQGSGIGRLTASSPEMRAFITKHLRRDLDPLPPQKLYISRSGAFGKVGREYLGEQRLETLMRDEGYTIFHPQDHSWQDQLRHYLSASHILGPDGSPFHLVNFTGRNDVKVGVIQRRPGQDANQMAQQGQLYGVEDAHALSHLGRFWASAGDHRAGLTMTSELLLEPLCEELRSRGFISKKAKWKNLTDAELAQDLQALATRAGKDMRPVASAHESLSDYPACLEHNAPQVFM; this is encoded by the coding sequence GTGGTAAGTAATCCGGGCAAGTCGAAAAGTGAGATTGAACAGGACGCGCAGGTTGTTGCGACTCTGAAAGGGGTCGAGGTGCTGAAAGCGCCGCACCTGAAGCCACCGATCTTGCGTGCGGTGCGCAGCGGTGCCTATGAACGCCCGGAAATCGAGTTTGGGCTGGCCAACCTTCGCCCTGGCGACCGGGTGATGGAAATGGGGACGGGGGCTGGTATTGTTAGCTCTGTTTTTGCGAAAAATATCAAAGACCTGAGGCTGAAATCCTATGAAGCCAACCCAGATCTGATCGACCATATTCGCGCACTTTATGCCCATAATGGTGTCGAAAAGGTGGTGTCTGTCACGAACACTGTCGTTGTGTCGGGAACAAATGCACCTGCTCATATGGATTTCTTTGTCAGGTCCAATTTTCTTGGCTCGCGACTGTCAGGCGACAATACCGAAGCGGAAGCGCGCAAAGTCTCTATTGCGACGACACATTATGACGAGATCACCCGGGATTACCCTCACAACGTTCTAGTGATGGATATCGAGGGCGGCGAGTTGGATTTTCTGGCCGACGCAGACCTGTCTGGTGTCGAGTTGGTGATGCTTGAGCTGCATCCCAAAGTCTATGGCGGCAGCGGGCGCGCGCAGGTGATTGAACACCTGACAAGCAAGGGGTTCACGCTGGATCAGGCGACGTCCCGGGGGCAGGTGGCGTCTTTTAAGAAACCCGCGCGGTTGAAATTTGAACCCGACTATTCGCAGATCGGGTCAGGGCAGGCTCCACAAAAAACGTATGATCTGGACCCGCATGAACCTTTGGCCGGCGGTATTATCCACGTTGAAAAAGCGGTTCTGGCGAAAACCCCCCGTAGCGAGGGGTTTCGCATCGCAGCCTCGGTTTTTGACGCCAACCGCAACCCGGTTCCAGAAGCGGTGTGCTGGCTTTCGCACCGACTGTCCGCCACCGTCGAGCGGGTGCATCCACGAAGAAACCGGATCGTCGAATTGCCAGGAACCTGGCTTTTCGGGGGGCGGTTCTTCCCGCACTTTGGACATTTTCTAAGCGAAACATTGGCACGTCTTTGGGCTTTGGATCACATCGACCAGCCAATCGATGGGGTTCTGTTCTTCCCTGCGTACAACGACTTTGAGCCCGTGGCTGCCGAACGTTTCGCGCAACTGTCAGAAATTATCGACATCCCGATCAACTACAAGATTTGCGACGCGTTCTATCGCGTTGACCGCCTGATCGTACCGCCGCAAGGAAGCGGAATCGGTCGGTTGACGGCGTCATCGCCAGAAATGCGCGCGTTTATTACCAAACACCTGAGGCGCGATCTTGATCCGTTGCCCCCGCAAAAACTGTATATCTCGCGCTCCGGCGCATTCGGCAAGGTCGGACGGGAATATCTGGGGGAACAGCGGCTTGAGACGTTGATGCGCGACGAAGGGTATACAATCTTTCATCCCCAAGACCATTCCTGGCAAGATCAGTTGCGGCATTACTTGTCTGCCTCACATATTCTTGGCCCGGATGGCAGCCCGTTTCATCTTGTGAACTTTACGGGCCGGAACGATGTGAAGGTCGGCGTAATCCAACGCCGTCCGGGCCAAGACGCCAATCAAATGGCCCAACAGGGGCAGCTTTATGGTGTCGAGGACGCCCATGCGCTTTCACATCTAGGACGGTTTTGGGCTAGCGCCGGTGATCACCGCGCCGGTTTGACTATGACCAGCGAATTACTGCTGGAACCTTTGTGCGAGGAATTGAGATCGCGCGGCTTCATCAGCAAAAAAGCCAAATGGAAGAACCTGACGGACGCCGAGCTGGCACAAGACCTTCAGGCATTGGCAACGAGGGCAGGCAAGGACATGCGCCCGGTGGCCTCGGCACACGAGTCTTTGTCGGACTATCCCGCTTGCCTTGAACACAACGCCCCGCAGGTGTTCATGTAG
- a CDS encoding glycosyltransferase family 61 protein, protein MRLDFDPDRPMKGNIRVLENAVVVPWGQGARVRMARPAGVFTSEGQYCEDAMTFRSSQRPTTVIAEPPKPEDVKEELAGTTLFGGLAYGHFGHALCESTARLWALDDYDGQIDNVLFLPKKKFTWPIRSLGQTQAIARSLGIEVPLVAFNNPVRVERLVIAPQGFGVNDMIGASPEFRAFTDRHWRQRVQASGPEKLYISRTEVFRKRGRLLLEEYLERQLMAEGFEIFHPQQHDLDTQLARYKAAKTIISTDNSALHLAAFVAAPECKVAILLRRPGNIFLDFQEQLRRFAGIAPLIIDACHRFWFREGETVQFNEIIAQADFEKIGNALAMHGYVTDGDWRNPNDAEVEGALKEFEEKGEMRLEEVQVPS, encoded by the coding sequence ATGCGACTAGATTTTGATCCAGATCGGCCCATGAAGGGCAATATTCGTGTGCTCGAAAACGCGGTTGTCGTGCCGTGGGGGCAGGGTGCGCGTGTTCGGATGGCGCGCCCGGCGGGCGTTTTCACGTCAGAGGGTCAATATTGTGAAGACGCAATGACCTTTCGGTCCAGTCAACGCCCTACAACGGTGATCGCAGAGCCACCCAAACCGGAGGACGTGAAAGAAGAGCTTGCGGGCACCACTTTGTTTGGCGGTCTGGCCTATGGCCATTTTGGTCATGCTTTATGCGAAAGCACGGCGCGGCTTTGGGCGCTGGATGACTATGACGGCCAGATCGACAATGTGCTGTTTCTGCCGAAGAAAAAATTCACCTGGCCCATCCGGTCTCTTGGGCAGACGCAGGCCATCGCACGCTCTTTGGGCATCGAGGTGCCGCTGGTGGCCTTCAACAACCCCGTACGGGTCGAAAGGCTGGTGATTGCGCCTCAGGGGTTTGGTGTCAACGACATGATCGGCGCGTCGCCAGAGTTTCGGGCCTTTACCGACCGCCACTGGCGGCAACGGGTGCAGGCAAGCGGGCCCGAGAAGCTGTATATCTCGCGCACCGAAGTGTTCCGCAAACGTGGGCGTCTGCTGCTTGAAGAGTATCTGGAGCGTCAGTTGATGGCCGAAGGCTTCGAGATATTTCATCCACAGCAGCACGATCTGGACACGCAGTTGGCCCGCTACAAGGCCGCCAAAACGATCATCTCGACCGACAATTCCGCGCTCCATCTGGCCGCCTTCGTGGCCGCGCCGGAATGCAAGGTCGCGATCCTGTTGCGCCGCCCAGGCAACATTTTTCTGGATTTTCAAGAACAACTGAGACGATTTGCAGGAATCGCTCCCCTGATCATCGACGCCTGTCATCGTTTCTGGTTTCGCGAAGGCGAAACGGTTCAATTCAACGAGATCATTGCACAGGCGGATTTTGAGAAAATCGGTAACGCACTGGCCATGCATGGCTATGTGACGGATGGTGACTGGCGCAATCCAAACGACGCGGAAGTCGAAGGGGCTCTGAAAGAATTCGAAGAAAAAGGCGAGATGCGACTGGAAGAGGTGCAGGTGCCATCCTGA